From the Labeo rohita strain BAU-BD-2019 chromosome 21, IGBB_LRoh.1.0, whole genome shotgun sequence genome, the window ATGCTATAGCCCTAGCTTACACCTCACTGGGTGACCACTCCACCAGAGGAATGACCTCCTCCTGGGCTTGGTCCAGAGGAGTTTCTGTTGGTGATATCTGTGCAGCTGCTGGCTGGTCTTCCACTGAACGAATGATTCTGATTAATTTATTAAGACatgtcgccacctactggcaattttcatttcatgaatGATAgaagtaattaatttttaattaattacttcaTTAACTGGCAACAGATGTATATAGTggtaattaaaatatgtttttttaagaataattaTGAAAGGCGTGCTCTTTTTCACCTGAGCACCTGCCCACCAAAATGTATGTTCATGCCCCTGCAGTACATGCGCAATTTACAGTACAGTATTGATAGTTATGTTTTTCGAAGTAAAAATATGAgtaccttaaaggagaagtccacttccagaacaacaattcacaaataatttactcaccctcttgtcatccaagatgttcatgtctttctgtctttagtcgtgaagaaattatgttttttgatgaaaagcattttaggatttttctccatataatggacttcattggtgcccgatgcagcttcaaaggtagttttttttggaaaataaaaatttgtttactttttaagcacaaaagcttgtataGCACAGCCTCTAGGATGCACattcacatactattgaatcacgtcagaAGGTCACATGgatgtaggcggaactacagacccagtgtttacaaagcaaacgcgcaaagactaagaaagtgcaagtaagtccaacgctgtttacaaacaaaaaggtacaacgatgtcggatgattctgaagttgtaggagaaaataacattgagtttttcgacatactctaccttttttgagccggagtacacagacgatgaacttgtggtgatttgACATGATTCGTAGTGGGAAGTTCGGAtgattttaccgactcggacctctgagtctcgttcagcaaaatgaacaaatcttttttcaagtcatttcgttcattttagcaaaatcagcatcacgtgacagccccacaagatgaacgaacaactcgaaaaacccaaaaactcgaaacaggtgaactaattccagtacaggaactaataggatgttgcacatgcgcgactgaacaaatcactctcGGAGAAGACTCTTGAGaagttcttcccgagtcacaaaatgaacgaatcattcaagaacgtgcatcccagagcctgtgctacacaagcttttgtccttataaagtatacaaatttttatttttcgaaaacaatgaccaatCACTCCcggagatgactcgttcttcccgagtcacattaaagattcgttcaaaatgaatgaatcattcaagaacgcgcatcccagagcctgtgctacacaagtttttgtccttaaaaagtatacaaatttttatttttcaaaagcaatgaccaatcgtttcgctagataagacccttcttcctcagctggaattgtttagagccctttgaagctgcatttaaactgcattttgggagttcaaatttggggcaccaatgaagtacattatatgcagaaaaatcctgaaatgctttcctcaaaaaccataatttctttacaactgaagacagaaagacatgaacatctttgatgacaagggggtgagtacattatctgtacatttttgttctggaagtggacttctactttAACTTAAGGTTAAGCAGTACAAAGAGGCTTACTATATTTAAGTtacatagtttttattttcttatttatttatttcaaacattcAAAAGGGTGGTGGCTCTGTCTTTATCTGTCCTTATTaagttaacttttttaaaaataattttactttttttaaataattgtttttttcttcagtatgCCCATTCATTGCCTCTTCGATTTTGAGGTTTCAGTGAGACACGCATTGTCCTCATCTGTTATCCAGCTGAAAAGTCCTTACACATTCTCctattggtaaaaaaaaagaaaaaaaaaagaattagaattattattattattaataaggtCATGAAATTTTCTCAGTGCTAAAGGATAAATAAGTTGCCTTTTTATACCAAGAATGGGTTCTTGCACAGGCAATTTATACGATAGTTCTCATACAACCCATAGTGGGTTGTATGTATCAGGTCCTGCATGTGTGTGCGGATCAACATGTTCCTCAGATGCACAAAATCACTGTGAGATGGATTCTCCACTGTTGGAAAGAAAAAAGTGATGTTTAAAGAGCATATCCATCATATATGACCTCTGTGCCatatttaatgaatgaaaataaaaaattggtcTCTTTCTCTGTATGGGAAAGAGTAAACttctcattttgtgtttgacagaagaaagtcatacagactggaaacaacataataatgacataataatgacaacataattaaatgaatttaatttttgagcAACCTATTTCTGCTAAAAATAGTTATGctctttatattttaacatcttaaaattttaccttaaaggagaactccactttcagaacaacaatttacaaaaaatgtactcacccccttatcatccaagatgttcatgttttctgtcttcagttgtaaagaaattatggtttttgagggaagcatttcaggatttttctccatgtaatggtcttcattggtgccccgattttgaacttccaaaatatagtttaaatgcagcttcaaagggctctgaagAAGGGTCGAggaagaagcgtcttatctagcgaaacgatctgtcatttttttcggaaaataaaaaacaaaacttgtgtagcacaggctctgggatgcgcgtccatgacACTACATattattgaatcacgtcgaaaggtcacgcggaacgtaggcagaactatagacccagtgtttacaaaccgaacgcgcaaagactaaggaagtgcaagtaagtcaaatgctgtttacaaacaaaaaggtacaacaatgtcagaTGTCAGGAGAAAATGAACTTCTAAGTGAACTTGTGAacgtgattcgtagtgtcgtggacgcgcatcccagagcctgtgctacacaagtaTTTGTGCTtagaaagtatacaaatttttatttttcaaaaaaaatgacagatcgtttcgctagataagacccttcttcctcggctgggatcctttagagcccattgaagctgcatttaaactacattttggaagttcaaaatcggggcaccaatgaagtccattatatggagaaaaatactgaaatgttttcctcaaaaaccataatttcttcacgactgaaggcagaaagacatgaacatcttggatgacaagggggtgagtaaatcatttgtaaattgttgttctggaagtggacttctcctttaagtataaATGTAACATCTCATGCTGTAAGTAAACATACCTTCTACAATACCCCAAGGATAGACACGGGCTTGAACTCTCCTGCCGTTTCTCTCTACTACTGTATTACTCCCAATAACAGCAAAGGGAATACTTCTCTATGAGGGTACATGAAAACATTGTAGAGTTGTCACAGAaggtttataaaaataaactaaattgcAACAAGCTAAATCCttgtaaaaaaaatgcactaaatttaaattgaatgtgcactttgtacttaaaatcttaaaaggttattttaaaacctgtacttgtaaacaatataacaacaattaaataaaaggaTAAAAGGCCATAAATGCTTGAGTACACTTTACtacttttatgtaattttttttttttcacaagggaaAGTGTCATTGTAAAAAGCAAAACGAAATCTGTGACTCTTttccaaaagaaaataataatcacTACACTGTAACCACTAGTCCTGACCTTTAACTCTAGAGTCTGCTGCTTGAAGACATCTTCACTATCTGGGTCACACCCTGGGACCTGGAAGATCTTGATTTTAAATTTGTCAATTTCATTCAAAATCTATGGAGACAAATGCATTACATTTGTTTACACATCAGATCTAGTGTTTTTTGTTGACAGTCCCATGTACTCAAAAACAACTATATGATATACTTTTAAAACATCTATCTTACTGCATGTGAGCTTTCTCAGATTTTCAGTACACAGACGTTACCTTTGCCTTCATATTGCGAGTCTCTTTTGGAGTGAGGCTGTCTGCTTTAGCCAGCACAGGCACAATATTGACCTTCTGATCCAGGGCCTTCATAAAGTTCACATCTATTGGTTTGAGACTGAGACAGCACAAAGGAAATGTGATAATTGAACATGGTCTCCTGGGAtagaaataaacacaaaaacacctgTGCTGAGAGGTCTTACCCATGGCCATGAGGCGAAATGAAGTACAGACAGCAGTGCACTCTGCTATCTGTTATGTTTTTACGGTTCAGCCCGATCTCATTTCTGCGGTACTTCTCCATCTCCTGGTCTACATAACGAACTGCGGCCTTCCAGCTGCAAGAAAAACCATGTGTAAATACCTTTTAGCATGTTTAATATTATCTGTTAACAAGCGGTCAACCAAGTTATgtgattaaaagtaaaaaaaagagtttGATAATTctaaaacaggtttttaaacatgtcaaagTATTTTAAGTACTCAGTGTTTcgtcattttctttttgttttgtacatatttagtattaatattatcattaatattacatttagtgcaataaattaattttactgtatatatatatatatatatataaaatataatataaataccgTAATGCACTAACATGAGATGAAGACTCCAGTCATATAGcctaataaaagctgttttgtttaaaatggaGTGGGTCACCTCATGGATGCCATGTTGGGATCATACGATTAGttcaatttcacaaaaatatcacaaaaccACCTTTTTTCTGACAGTTTCACAGggaaataaattaatcataaaaCTCTTTGCTGTTGCATTTTCACCACTAGGTGGCAGTATaagatcaaacaaatgcatgaaacataaataaaaaaatgactgagtGCACCTTTCACTTACCTTTCATGATTATTAAGAGCATCTCCAAAACCAGGGGTGTCGATAACAGTGAGTCTTAGATTTACTCCATCTTCAACAATGTCTACTGTGCTCTTTGTTATTGATACTGTCTGAGCTATCTTCTCTGTAATAGAGTAGCTCTGCAATTCAGTATAGCTTTTATAAGTAGTATTAATACAAATGTTGTtcaataatgttacatttaccTGAAACATCAGGTACACATCTGTCCATATAGAGGTTTGTGAGGAAAAGGCTGTTGACAAGAGTGGATTTGCCTAAGCCAGACTCACCTAAACATACAAATGATATATTTTAGGATTATATACAGTTTTTTAAGACTGTGGTCAGTGAGATGTTTTGTTGTtagaaacaaatgtattttttttcagcaaggatgcattaaaaattgACTAAagaattattaaattgttaccaaaaaaataaaataaataaataaatgcagttctttttaaaGCATCCTAAAATATATGATtcccataaaaatatttatgggaaaaagtagcacaactgttttcaagattgattacaataataaatgtttcttgagcaccaaattcaTTACAGGAATTTACATTACAGCCATTACAGTaattttgctttgccattacaggacaaaatacatttaaaaatatattaaagtagaaaaccgttgttttaaattg encodes:
- the zgc:162239 gene encoding septin-4, with amino-acid sequence MDKQIEEFSIELVDSGTESLLRDPDTSLCDSTQAEDKDESIHFSHTFGSSSSLSEEKTHHADDKSPLRPKSPGGRFDPHDFLEKYVGIVTLPNQVQQKAVKKGFVFNLMVVGESGLGKSTLVNSLFLTNLYMDRCVPDVSEKIAQTVSITKSTVDIVEDGVNLRLTVIDTPGFGDALNNHESWKAAVRYVDQEMEKYRRNEIGLNRKNITDSRVHCCLYFISPHGHGLKPIDVNFMKALDQKVNIVPVLAKADSLTPKETRNMKAKILNEIDKFKIKIFQVPGCDPDSEDVFKQQTLELKRSIPFAVIGSNTVVERNGRRVQARVYPWGIVEVENPSHSDFVHLRNMLIRTHMQDLIHTTHYGLYENYRINCLCKNPFLENV